DNA from Coleofasciculus sp. FACHB-1120:
CGCAAGTACGCTGAAGCCGCATTACGCGAAAGTGAGGAACGCTTTCGCGTAATGGCAGATACGGCTCCCGTCTTGATTTGGATGTCTGGTCTTGACAAGCTCTGTTACTACTTCAATAAACCCTGGCTAAAGTTTACCGGCAGGACTTTGGAACAAGAGATGGGCAACGGTTGGACGGAAGCAGTTCATCCCGATGATGCCCAGTTTTGTTTAGATACTTATGTAAATGCCTTTGATGCCCGTCAAGATTTCAAAATGGAATATCGCCTCAGACGCTTTGATGGGGAGTACCGATGGCTTCTAGATATTGGGATTCCCCGATTTACACCGGATGGCAGTTTTCTGGGTTATATCGGCTCGTGTATCGAGATTAGCGATCGCAAAGAAGCTGAAGCATCAATTCGACAAATCAACCAAAGCTTGGAACAACGGGTTAAAGAACGGACTGCCCAACTAGAAGCCGCGAATAAAGAACTTGAATCTTTCTCCTACTCGGTTTCCCATGACTTGCGGGCACCACTTCGGCATATTAGCGGTTTCGTGGACTTGCTCCTAAAACGGATAGGGTCAACAACCCTCGATGAAACCAGCCTGCGTTATCTCAAAACGATTGCCCAGACCACTAAACAAGCCGGAGTTCTCGTCGATGAACTGCTCGCATTTTCCCGCATGGGGCGCACTGAGATGCGCTATACATCGATTAATATGGATCGGCTGGTTCGCGAAGTCCAACGCGATTTAGAGCAGGAAATCAATCACCGGGCGGTAACTTGGCAAATTGAAGACTTACCTGAAGTCCAAGGCGACCCTTCCATGTTACGGCTGGTACTCCAGAATCTAATCGGAAATGCTGTTAAGTACACGCAGACACGCACCCATGCCGAAATAGAAATTGGCAGCACTGACAATGAGTCTGAGGTTGTCTTTTTTATTCGGGATAATGGCGTAGGATTCGATATGCAGTACGTACACAAACTTTTTGGTGTATTTCAGCGCCTCCACAGCCAACAAGAGTTCGAGGGGACTGGCATTGGATTGGCGAACGTCCAGCGAATTATCCATCGTCATGGCGGTCAAACTTGGGCAGAGGGTGTGGTAGAGGGTGGAGCAACTTTCTACTTCTCCTTGCCAAAATTGGCAGAAAAACCATAATAATTAAAAATTAAAAATGCAAAATTAAAAATAATAAATTTTTTAATTTTTAATTTTTAATTGATATAGGGGGATGAATGAAAGAATTGAAACGAATTCTGCTAGTTGAAGACAGTCCGAACGATGTTGAATTAACACTAGCAGCACTAGGGGAAAACCATTTAGCAAACGAAGTGGTAGTTGTGCGCGACGGGGAGGAAGCGCTTGATTATATCTATCGACGGGGGATTTTTAAGCTGCGGATTGAAGGAAATCCGGTCGTGGTACTGCTGGATCTAAAATTACCCAAAGTGGATGGGCTAGAAGTGCTAGCACGGTTGAAGTCTGACCCTACAACGAAAGTTATCCCAGTCGTCATGCTGACTTCTTCACGGGAGGAGCAGGATCTGATTAGGAGTTACGATTTAGGTGTGAATGCTTATGTCGTGAAGCCGGTTGATTTTCATGAATTCGTGAACGCTATCAAGGAAATTGGGCTTTTCTGGGCAGTGGTCAATCAGCCACCACCAGGTTCTTTGCCCATTGCCTGCACTGTCTAATGAACTATCTAAACAGGGAGCAGGAATTCAGCATGACGGGTGGAGGCTATTCATGAAGAAAAGGGGATTGTAAGCAAATTTGTAGCAAGATCGTAGGTTGGATAGCACGTCAGCAAAACCCAACAAACTGAATCAGTGCTAGGATTTGGTGGACTCAAACGCCACGCCCCTCAACGCAGGAAACTCGCGAGGGAATGGTTCCCCAGCCTACACATCCGAGATTTTTTAGTCAATAAGGGTAATCAGCATTACGGGTGAAGGTCATTGATAAAAAACAGAAACTGTAAACCAAAAAAGAATTGTTTATAATCTGGAATTAAAGAACTTTTTTTCACTCAAAACCCTCATTTTAAATCCCCAGTTTGAAAGAGTTACGTTGATTTCCATCGTTGCGCTGAATCATCAAAAAAAGGTTTGAGTCTCGTGAAAGTACTGCATATCCTTCTGCTCGAAGACAGTCTGCTAGACACAGAACTCATCTATGCGAATTTAAGCGCTGGTGGGATTGACTGCGAGTTGGTGCAAGTAGAGACGCGCACTGACTTTGTGACAGCACTAGAAACAGATTCTTTTGACTTGATTCTCTCAGATTACTCGCTGCCGTCATTTGATGGCATCTCAGCGCTGAAAATCGCTCGCTCCCTTTGCTGCGATGTACCATTTATTTTTGTCTCGGCGACGATTGGCGAGGAATTGGCGATTGAAACTCTGAAAAATGGGGCGACAGACTATGTGGTGAAGCAACGGCTAGAGCGACTGGTGCCATCAGTCATTCGGGCTTTGCGAGAAAGCCAGGAACGCAGCGATCGCAAAGCTGCCGAACAAGACTTACACAAAAGCCACGAGCGGCTCAAGCTTCTCTCGGAGACAGCTAGCAAGCTACTGTTGAACGATCGACCGCAAGAACTGATCGACAACCTATTTCAAGAACTTTCTTCTCATCTAGGAGTTGAAGTTTATTTCAACTACTTAGTCGATCGGGAAAAACAACTTCTGCATTTAAACTGTTGTGGTGGAGTTTCCGAGCAAGTTTCTAAAGAAAGAGAGTGGTTGGAGATGAGTGAAACTGTGTGTGGACGTGTCGCTTTAGAGCATCACCACTTCGTCGCAGAGAACGTTCAGCAATCCACCGATCCGAAAATAGAAATGGCGCGATCGCTAGGGATTACAGCTTATGCTTGTCACCCGTTACTTGCCCACGGTCAGCTCATCGGAACCCTTTCTTTTGGCACCCGCAACCGCATCCGCTTCGAGACGGATGAAATTGAATTGATGAAGGTTGTTTGCGATCAGGTAGCGATCGCTTTAGAACGCGCCCAAATGTTAACTCGTCAGCGCCAATATACCAGCCGTTTGCAACGCCTTGCGGAGGCATCTGTTGCCATCAACTCAACCCTATCTCTTGAAGAGATGCTACAGCTGATTACGGAGCAGTCCCGCGACATTATCGGGGCACATCAGTCAGTCACAAGCTTGACGCTAGACGAGAACTGGGCACAGGCGATTAACTCAGTCTCTCTGTCAGATAAGTACGCGCAGTGGCGAGATTATAGTGAAACAACCGATGGTTCTGGCATCTATGCACTGGTGTGTCTCCTGAAACACCCGATGCGGATGACGCAAGCCGAACTAGAAGCACATCCAGCTTGGCGAGGTTTTGGGAAGGCGGCTGACCAGCACCCACCCATGCGGGGTTGGCTGGCTGTACCCCTGATCGGTCGGAATGGAAAAAATATCGGTTTAATTCAGCTTTCCGACAAATACGAGGGGGAATTCACCGAAGAAGATGAAGCCATCCTAGTACAAATGGCTCAGATGGCATCGGCGGCGATTGACAATGCACAGCTTTACCAAGAATCTCAGCAAGCGAATCGCATGAAGGATGAGTTCTTGGCGATACTCTCTCACGAGTTGCGATCGCCTCTCAACCCAATCCTCGGTTGGACGCAACTACTCCGCACCCGCAAGTTTGACGAAGCGACCACCACTCGTGCGATTGAAACTATCGAGCGCAATGCTAAGTTGCAGACACAGCTCATTGATGATTTGCTGGATGTCTCACGGATCATCCGTGGAAAAGTCGGTCTAAATATCTCCCCAATCAACCTAGTCTCTACCCTTGAGGCAGCTATCGACACGGTGCGTCTGGCGGCTGACGCGAAATCGATTCAGCTTCAGTCTTCCCTCGATTCCTCTGTAGGGCTGGTTTCGGGTGATTCCAGCCGCATACAACAAATTGTATGGAATCTGCTCTCAAACGCGATTAAGTTCACGCCGGAAGGGGGTCGTGTTGAGGTGAGACTGTCAATGGTCAACGGTCAAAAGGTCAGCGGTCGAAAGTCATTCGCCAACGAACCTGAACCAATGACCAATAAAGGACTTAGGACTCATTACAACTACGCCCAAATTCAAGTCCTCGACACCGGGAAGGGCATCCGTGCTGACTTTTTGCCCCATGTCTTTGATTACTTTCGACAAGCGGATGGCTCAACGACTCGGAAGCACGGGGGACTGGGACTCGGTTTGGCAATCGTGCATCATTTGGTAGAACTGCACGGTGGGACTGTCTATGCAGAAAGTCCGGGCGAAGGACAGGGGGCAACTTTCACGGTGATGTTGCCACTGATCAAGAGTGAGGCGAAAAAACTAACAATGGAAGAAGATGTCTTATTAAATTCTCAAGCCTCCATCCGCAGCACTTTACTTGATGGCGTCCGGGTTCTGGTTGTTGATGATGATACTGACACGCGGGAATTTCTGACCTTCATGCTGGAACAGTATGGTGCGGAAGCGATCGCAGTGGCATCAGCACAAGAAGCGTTTGAGCGAATCCCTCAAGTCAGACCGGATGTTCTGGTGAGTGATATTGGGATGCCTTCAGAGGATGGCTATTCTTTGCTTGAGAAAGTGCGGAAACTGGATGCCACTCAAGGAGGAGAGACTCCGGCGATCGCGTTGACTGCCTATGCGAGGGAAGAAGACCGCACACAGGCTCTCTCGGCAGGCTTCCAGATGCATTTGGCAAAGCCAGTTGAGCCAGATGAATTGGCGAATGTGGTGGCAAAGCTGGCGGCAAGCACTTCAATCCGATAACTGCTAATTCTAATAGAAGAGTATAAATAGAAATAGTGGTTCGTACAATTCGGTAGTTTTTGGTAGCGATCGCTAGTCTAAACCCTTCCCAGGTTAATCAAACTTTTTTTAAATTTAATAAAACTTAATCTTATATTAAAGTGGACTTTACCACTTTTAGGTCTGCAACTCAAACCCCCATAGGAAAGTTTCTTGTTTATAGCTTGCTATATCTTTTGACGGTTGCTCTCTGATTAATAAGAAATTACTTTACTGATATCAAAGCATTTTTATCTATCGGAAATAAACAGTTTGTACTCCTAGCAGAACTAGAGGCGATCTCAGTTCAGCCTAGGATACATTTCTGTAAACGCTTTCCTTTCTCAAACGAATCATCTGCATCGATAATAAGCTGAAACTTTGTCTGTAGCACGAGCTAATTTTTTCGGGTTTCTTATCAGAGTATTAAGCAATTTTAAGCAAAGTTAGTAAGCCAGCCATCAAATGAGACGGTTGAGAAAGTTTAATTGTCTTTGTTTCCTAATCAACTATTAAACCTTTGCTTGATAAAGCGACAATGTTATATCGCCAATCGGTAAACAAACTGCGAAAATTTCTACCAAACCTCCGCTCTTTGCGTCGCATTGGGGTATCTCTTCTTCTTTTCTTGGGCATCGTATTGTTTAGCTGGTTCGTGATGGCTCAGCAGCCAGTCACCCTCAACCTGTTGCTGCCTGCCCCTGATGCCCCACCCTTGCAGCGAATGATTAAAGACTTCGAGGCAGAGAATCCAGGCATTCGCATCAACATCGTTGAAGGCCCTAATGCCACAAACTTGGTTGAAGACCTCTATACCTCTGCTTTCATCTTGGGAGAATCTCCTTATGACCTAGTGGTCATGGATGTCATCTGGACGCCAAAATTTGCAGCGGCGGGTTGGCTGCTAGATATTAGCAACCGGATTTCCCAAGAAGAATTGGCAGCATTTTCACCCAATGATGTCGCCGGGGGACGTTACGAAGGCAAGCTGTACCGGCTGCCAATTCGTTCTGATGCGGGGATGCTCTACTACCGAAAAGACTTGCTAGCAGAAGCCGGATTGCAGCCGCCAGAAACCTTTCAAGATTTGATGGCAGCTTCCAAAACCTTGCAGAAAGCAGGAAAGGTAAATTGGGGCTACCTCTGGCAAGGTCGCCAATACGAAGGATTGGTGGCAATGTTTATTGAAGTCCTCGAAGGCGCTGGTGGCTTCTGGGTGAATCCCGACTCGTTAGAAGTTGGGTTAGATCGACCGGAATCCTTAAGAGCCATTGAGTTTTTGCGTAGCACCGTTCAGGAGGGTATTGCCCCGCCTGGGGTGACAACCTACCACGAAGAAGATACCCGACGCTTCTTCCAGAACGGTCAGGCAGCGTTTTTAAGAAGTTGGCCTTATGTCTGGCCTTTAGCGAATGAAGAGACTTCGCCAATTAAGGGAAAAATCGGGATTAAACCGATGGTTCATGCCGCCGGTCAAAGTGGGGCGGCTTGCCTAGGCGGCTGGGGTTTTGGAATTTCTAAATCCTCTCGACATCCAGAGGAAGCCTGGAAAGCGATTCAATACTTTACCAGTGAAGAAACACAGCGGCAATTCATTTTGAAAGAGGGCTATCTGCCCAGCCGACGGGCATTATTTACAGACCCACAGATTGTCGCTAAATACCCCCACTACCCGCAGATTTTGGAGGTGGTGCAAAAAGCCGTCTTACGTCCGCCGATTGCACAATATGCCCAAGCCTCTGATATTTTGCAACGCTACCTCAGTGCCGCACTCACCAACCGAACGAGTCCGGAAAGAGCAATGCAATCTGCCGCGAATGAAACGCGCCGACTCCTCAACGCGGGTCAAGCGAAACCGTCGGCATAACCAGACAACCCTGTAAAAGGCAAAAGTCAATCAAAACAATTGCATCATTTGCGGTTTCTTGTGCCTTTTCACTTTGGATTTTTGACTTGTTTAAGAGTTAGCTTTTTGAATTTTTACCTTTGACTTCATGATGAACCTGAATACAATCCGAGGTCGGGAACAACGCACGGGCTGGATCTTACTACTGCCTGCCTTGCTTGTCCTGTTATTGGTCTATGGCTACCCGATTGTTCGGGCATTCTGGTTGAGTTTGTTTACGAAGAACCTAGGA
Protein-coding regions in this window:
- a CDS encoding ABC transporter substrate-binding protein produces the protein MLYRQSVNKLRKFLPNLRSLRRIGVSLLLFLGIVLFSWFVMAQQPVTLNLLLPAPDAPPLQRMIKDFEAENPGIRINIVEGPNATNLVEDLYTSAFILGESPYDLVVMDVIWTPKFAAAGWLLDISNRISQEELAAFSPNDVAGGRYEGKLYRLPIRSDAGMLYYRKDLLAEAGLQPPETFQDLMAASKTLQKAGKVNWGYLWQGRQYEGLVAMFIEVLEGAGGFWVNPDSLEVGLDRPESLRAIEFLRSTVQEGIAPPGVTTYHEEDTRRFFQNGQAAFLRSWPYVWPLANEETSPIKGKIGIKPMVHAAGQSGAACLGGWGFGISKSSRHPEEAWKAIQYFTSEETQRQFILKEGYLPSRRALFTDPQIVAKYPHYPQILEVVQKAVLRPPIAQYAQASDILQRYLSAALTNRTSPERAMQSAANETRRLLNAGQAKPSA
- a CDS encoding response regulator — its product is MKVLHILLLEDSLLDTELIYANLSAGGIDCELVQVETRTDFVTALETDSFDLILSDYSLPSFDGISALKIARSLCCDVPFIFVSATIGEELAIETLKNGATDYVVKQRLERLVPSVIRALRESQERSDRKAAEQDLHKSHERLKLLSETASKLLLNDRPQELIDNLFQELSSHLGVEVYFNYLVDREKQLLHLNCCGGVSEQVSKEREWLEMSETVCGRVALEHHHFVAENVQQSTDPKIEMARSLGITAYACHPLLAHGQLIGTLSFGTRNRIRFETDEIELMKVVCDQVAIALERAQMLTRQRQYTSRLQRLAEASVAINSTLSLEEMLQLITEQSRDIIGAHQSVTSLTLDENWAQAINSVSLSDKYAQWRDYSETTDGSGIYALVCLLKHPMRMTQAELEAHPAWRGFGKAADQHPPMRGWLAVPLIGRNGKNIGLIQLSDKYEGEFTEEDEAILVQMAQMASAAIDNAQLYQESQQANRMKDEFLAILSHELRSPLNPILGWTQLLRTRKFDEATTTRAIETIERNAKLQTQLIDDLLDVSRIIRGKVGLNISPINLVSTLEAAIDTVRLAADAKSIQLQSSLDSSVGLVSGDSSRIQQIVWNLLSNAIKFTPEGGRVEVRLSMVNGQKVSGRKSFANEPEPMTNKGLRTHYNYAQIQVLDTGKGIRADFLPHVFDYFRQADGSTTRKHGGLGLGLAIVHHLVELHGGTVYAESPGEGQGATFTVMLPLIKSEAKKLTMEEDVLLNSQASIRSTLLDGVRVLVVDDDTDTREFLTFMLEQYGAEAIAVASAQEAFERIPQVRPDVLVSDIGMPSEDGYSLLEKVRKLDATQGGETPAIALTAYAREEDRTQALSAGFQMHLAKPVEPDELANVVAKLAASTSIR
- a CDS encoding response regulator: MKELKRILLVEDSPNDVELTLAALGENHLANEVVVVRDGEEALDYIYRRGIFKLRIEGNPVVVLLDLKLPKVDGLEVLARLKSDPTTKVIPVVMLTSSREEQDLIRSYDLGVNAYVVKPVDFHEFVNAIKEIGLFWAVVNQPPPGSLPIACTV